Proteins encoded by one window of bacterium:
- a CDS encoding efflux RND transporter periplasmic adaptor subunit — protein MSPKWRKRVIILVILIAAGLGLRFTLFRPKPVEISAYKVEKGKVEETVTNSKAGTVKVRKRAKLSPELGGRVVYLGAREGETVKTGQLLLQLEDSDLKALLSLAERAAQSARSTMKEACVAADWAGRELERNRSLHQQGIVSVAILDQANENYDAAKARCDAAKSEVKRAEASIAVARANLKKTELRAPFDGIIAQVSTEVGEYISPSPPGVPIPPVLDILDNSGVYVEAPMDETDAGRLRISLPARISLDPYPDKTFHGKLTRIAPFVQDIEGQNRTVDVEAEFEDKDFGHTVLPGTSADLEVILNAHENVLRIPAYALMEGNKVLVVQEGKLLARPVKTGLRNWEYVEVLDGLKAGEQIAMSLDLAQVTEGAEVKVTQEGKK, from the coding sequence TTGAGCCCTAAATGGCGGAAGCGTGTCATCATACTTGTGATTCTCATTGCGGCCGGACTCGGACTTCGATTCACATTATTTCGACCGAAGCCGGTGGAAATTTCTGCGTACAAAGTAGAAAAAGGGAAAGTGGAAGAAACGGTCACCAACAGCAAAGCCGGAACCGTGAAAGTTCGTAAACGGGCAAAACTCAGTCCTGAATTGGGTGGCCGGGTTGTCTATCTTGGCGCGCGGGAAGGAGAGACAGTGAAGACCGGACAGCTATTACTGCAGCTGGAGGATTCCGATTTAAAAGCGTTGCTTTCACTGGCCGAACGAGCCGCTCAGTCCGCGCGATCCACGATGAAGGAAGCGTGTGTCGCTGCAGATTGGGCGGGACGCGAGCTGGAACGGAACCGCTCGTTGCATCAGCAGGGAATCGTTTCGGTGGCAATCTTGGATCAGGCGAACGAAAATTATGATGCGGCAAAAGCGCGATGCGATGCTGCAAAATCGGAAGTGAAGCGCGCCGAAGCTTCGATTGCAGTTGCGCGAGCAAATCTGAAAAAGACGGAGCTGCGCGCGCCTTTCGATGGAATCATTGCGCAGGTTTCCACTGAAGTCGGCGAATACATCAGTCCTTCGCCTCCCGGCGTTCCGATTCCTCCCGTTCTTGACATTCTAGATAATTCCGGCGTTTATGTGGAAGCCCCCATGGATGAAACGGATGCCGGCCGGCTACGAATCAGTTTGCCGGCCCGGATCAGTTTGGATCCCTATCCGGATAAAACATTTCACGGAAAACTGACGCGTATCGCTCCGTTTGTTCAGGATATCGAAGGACAAAACCGCACAGTGGATGTGGAAGCGGAATTTGAAGATAAGGATTTTGGTCACACGGTGCTTCCGGGAACTTCGGCGGATTTGGAAGTAATTCTAAACGCGCACGAAAATGTATTGCGGATTCCTGCTTACGCGCTGATGGAAGGAAACAAAGTTCTCGTCGTGCAAGAAGGAAAGCTGCTTGCCCGCCCGGTGAAAACCGGTTTGCGCAACTGGGAATATGTAGAAGTCCTCGATGGGCTCAAAGCAGGAGAGCAGATCGCGATGTCGCTGGACCTCGCGCAGGTTACGGAAGGCGCGGAGGTGAAGGTCACGCAAGAGGGAAAA